Proteins encoded together in one Janthinobacterium tructae window:
- a CDS encoding methyl-accepting chemotaxis protein has protein sequence MLSQMKVGTRLIAAFFCVALMGASVAGIGIFNMGKIDAMAGQMYHNELLGLSHIKEANIALIKVGRARSNFLLATTTEERATRQADIARFIAASKDSLTKAQPLFVTPAAKELFARFAAVEAQYITVMTQALSLAATEPLAQRSAELVGLLNQTRQHADELDGMLEKLSLQKEARAAAAAAQASGVYQASRSFMIALVLGSMAAGLALGVLITRGLTRQLGGEPAYAVKIAGAIAEGDLTVDIRTASHDNASLLFAMKAMRDKLVGIVSQVRSGTDTIHTASSEIAQGNLDLSSRTEEQASSLEETASSMEQLTSAVRQNADNARQANALAGAASDVAGKGGAVVGQVVQTMESINASSRKIVDIISVIDGIAFQTNILALNAAVEAARAGEEGRGFAVVASEVRNLAQRSSQAAKEIKTLIGDSVEKVEIGSRLVHDAGKTMDEVVTSVRQVADIMQEITAASAEQSAGIEQVNQAVLQMDQVTQQNAALVEEAAAAAESLQDQAQILTDLVGVFRLHAQAERIAVAPASNVSPLRRLAPAARQGVRRLA, from the coding sequence ATGTTGAGTCAAATGAAGGTGGGCACGCGCCTGATCGCGGCGTTTTTTTGCGTGGCACTGATGGGGGCCAGCGTGGCCGGCATCGGCATCTTCAACATGGGCAAGATCGACGCCATGGCCGGACAGATGTACCACAATGAGTTGCTGGGGCTGTCCCACATCAAGGAAGCCAATATCGCGCTGATCAAGGTGGGCCGCGCGCGCAGTAATTTCTTGCTGGCCACCACGACCGAGGAGCGCGCCACGCGCCAGGCCGACATCGCCAGATTCATCGCCGCCAGCAAGGACAGCCTGACCAAGGCGCAGCCGCTGTTTGTCACGCCGGCCGCCAAGGAGCTGTTCGCCCGCTTCGCGGCCGTCGAGGCGCAATACATCACCGTCATGACGCAGGCGCTGTCCCTGGCGGCGACCGAGCCGCTGGCCCAGCGCAGCGCCGAGCTTGTCGGCTTGCTGAACCAGACGCGCCAGCATGCGGACGAACTCGACGGCATGCTGGAAAAATTATCGTTGCAGAAAGAGGCGCGGGCAGCGGCGGCGGCGGCACAGGCGTCCGGCGTGTATCAGGCCAGCCGCAGCTTCATGATCGCGCTGGTGCTGGGCAGCATGGCGGCAGGACTGGCGCTGGGCGTGCTGATCACGCGCGGACTGACGCGCCAGCTGGGCGGCGAACCGGCGTATGCAGTCAAGATCGCCGGCGCCATCGCCGAGGGTGACCTGACCGTCGATATCCGCACGGCCAGCCATGACAACGCCAGCCTGCTGTTTGCCATGAAAGCCATGCGCGACAAGCTGGTGGGTATCGTCAGCCAGGTGCGTTCGGGCACGGACACCATCCATACGGCCTCCAGCGAAATCGCCCAGGGCAATCTCGACCTGTCGTCGCGCACGGAAGAACAGGCCAGTTCGCTGGAAGAGACGGCATCCTCGATGGAGCAGCTGACCTCGGCCGTGCGGCAGAATGCGGATAACGCGCGTCAGGCCAATGCACTGGCCGGCGCCGCTTCCGACGTGGCCGGCAAGGGTGGCGCCGTGGTGGGGCAAGTGGTGCAGACGATGGAATCGATCAATGCCTCCTCGCGCAAGATCGTCGACATCATCAGCGTCATCGACGGCATCGCTTTCCAGACCAACATCCTCGCCCTGAATGCGGCAGTGGAAGCGGCCAGGGCGGGCGAGGAGGGGCGCGGTTTCGCCGTCGTGGCGTCCGAAGTGCGCAACCTGGCGCAGCGATCAAGCCAAGCCGCCAAGGAAATCAAGACCCTGATCGGCGACTCCGTCGAGAAGGTGGAAATCGGTTCCAGGCTCGTGCATGACGCGGGCAAGACGATGGATGAAGTCGTCACCAGCGTGCGCCAGGTGGCCGACATCATGCAGGAAATCACGGCCGCCAGCGCCGAACAGAGCGCCGGCATCGAGCAAGTCAACCAGGCCGTGCTGCAGATGGACCAGGTGACGCAGCAGAACGCGGCCCTGGTGGAAGAGGCCGCGGCGGCCGCCGAATCGCTGCAAGACCAGGCGCAGATCCTGACGGACCTGGTGGGCGTGTTCCGCCTGCATGCCCAGGCCGAGCGCATCGCCGTGGCGCCGGCCAGCAATGTCTCGCCGCTGCGCCGGCTGGCGCCCGCCGCCAGGCAGGGCGTGCGGCGCCTGGCCTGA